The Ziziphus jujuba cultivar Dongzao chromosome 12, ASM3175591v1 sequence TGATTGACTAGGCCGATAGTGGGTCCCACGACTGACCGGACTTGAAAGACGGAATTCAAAcagatttgataaataaataaaaaaggaaaagaaaattattagcAACGGAAAGCAGACACGAAAATTTAAGTAAGAAAacaaggggggaaaaaaaaaaaaaaaaaagggcaaggcGTCCGTGATGGGCTAAGAATTCGACCCCACGCGCCTGGCGTCACCATCAATCCCCACACATTCTCTCTTtatctctcttctttctctctctagattgtCCCCCTATATAAGTCTCATCGTTTTGCTTTCCCCACATCATCCACTGCCCTCGCATTTATTCCCTTCTATTACACCGTTTCGAAACATATTTGGATTTTCTTgatatcttctctctctctctctctctctctctctctcttctggaTTTTATGGAGAATCAGTTTGTAAAGAAGCGGGTCCGAGATGCCTCGGAGGACTCGGAGCATGACTCGCCCGAGGTTAAAAGACTTAGAGATGACCTCCTCGGCTTTCTTGATGACTCCGATGCTGATCAAACGACTCAGGACCTCGACTCGGTCATGAAAAGCTTGGAGGAAGAGATATCCGCCACGACTTCTTGTTCGGCTTCTCCGGCATCGGCTCCGGTTCCAGTTGTGGATCTGACGTCGGATACCGGTGAGTCTCAGCCGGAACTTGGGTATCTTCTGGAAGCTTCAGATGATGAACTCGGTTTGCCGCCTTCCATTAACTCGAGCGACGAGGAATGTAAAAAGGATGAGACTGAGTTGGTAGGGGTTTCGACTGACTCGTCGGTAATCGGCGAGTTGTGGGGTTTTGATGATCATATTCCGAGTTATGACTCGTTTGGGTTAGGAGTCGGAGATAACTATAACAGCAATAATGATTACGTGGCTTTTGATGGTCTATTCGGGTACTCCGATGTGTATTTTGATTCGTCCGATTTCGCCGAGATTTCGTGGCGGTCTGAAACTCTTCCGGCGCTGTAGCAGCgcgggaaaaggaaaaaaaaaaaaggaacgaaCTGATTTTTGATCGGAGGAAATTATTATACGACGCCGATTTGTAAAtccatttgttattttatttttatttttattttttggtttttattaaaGAAATCAGGAAAGGAAGAAAATATATGTAGGAATTAGACTGATATGAAAGATGCGTTTAACTCGTGAGAAAATTGGTTCGCTTTTTTATTATCAAAGGAGATGAGcaagtaaaaaattatataaaaaatcctTGAAATGAGTCCACCTTGAGTTGTCAAAGAAATTTTCACTGCTCgctgaaataaataaaaaaatatgtatatgaatatatacatatatatatatatatatatatattataaactgtCATTCTTGtgtattgttaaaattaatgtacttaatatagataatatttattgaaagtgactttttgaatgaaaaatgtttaaaatgaaTATCATCAAAGAGATGTGTAAGtttaataaaaagttaatttttttaaaataaaaattcatcaaatatgaaattaatagtcaaaaatagttttttctACATTATCATCCAAAAATTGTAGAGTTAACTGTGCCTATATGCCGTCGtcgattatttatttttgccatCTTAGATTTAACTAATATCACTTTTTATATCTATAAAGATTAATCTAAAGTCACCGAcctcattggttttttttttttttttttttttttttttaaaagcaccGACCTCATTACTCAAAAATCCCATATGATATTTACAAACCGGTTtccatttttatgaattttgctGTTTGTTTGTTGATGGCGTTTAGCTTACACCCGgatccttttgtttttattatcctACTGATGGAACAGGAACAAACTAAACCGAGTAACCTCTTTCTTTGAGCATTTTTAATAACTTTGGTAGATTATTTTTGTCACATCTAAAAAATATGCTGATatctaaaaaacaaatattcaatAGATCTGTTTAAGATTGtcgtggaaaagaaaaaaaaaaaatgatcagatGAATCTGTTTATAGCCCatgtaataagaaaaaaataagtagTGTTAggtgattatatattttttaagaatttattaaatatttttacaattttttttaaaatataccttttttttttaaagttaattctttaatatatatatttaattatttaatagtcatgtataaattttatgtacatttttattaaaaaataattttaaaattaaatacatatatttatgccatatagatttaattaatatcaatttttatgctATATTGCATTTGTCATTGAATTCAATATAAggtgaaaattaaatatatatatttataagattttgtCACAACAGTGCACATTTGTATGtgcttaaaatattatatgcgtaaaaatatatatatatatatatatatttgaaaaataaaaatatgcttgtaaataatttttttttaccatatgatGGTAAATAATTAAACGTACACGCTACAGGGCACGACAAACATTTACTCTAccattattctatatatattaataattaagtttAGTAACCTAGGAGTCTACTCTGGCATCCTTAACGATCCTGCTGCCGCAGCCGGAAAaagtaataaaagaaatataagatttaaaaggaaaaggaaaaaaggaaatgagAGTGCattaaccttttttatttttccaaaaagggCCTTCTATTGTTCAAGCGGTAATAAGGTCTATTTTTCCGCGGGCCTTGCCAATTACTATTGGGCCAATACCGGCCCTTCATTAATTTCCCCCAGTGGCATAATTTTGGACCCCCACCATTAGTTTCTTTCATCTTTTGCTTAACCTCGTTATATTTTGCTTGTAaaccatttcattttttatttatttattttttgctgtaAGTTTGCAAACCATTTGTTGCACTGTTTCGTCTTGATAATGTATAATCAGATTGCTCATGGCCCTACATTAAATGTTTAAACTTTTCACTACACCCCCCTATTTTTAGTTTTCTCTATTATAGTATATATTAAAagcaatatttaaaatatctaaatGTGAAATCTAAACTAAACAAGTATGAGGCATGTGTATCTACGTCATTCccttgattttttatttcttatttttgaaagaaagcAGTCTACATTAAGAAAacgaagtaaaaaaaaaaaaaaaaaaaatcacttgaAATAAGACAAAATGGCACTTCCTCCATCCAAGACTCGAACTTTTTAAAGAAGTTGCATACATGGCTAGATTATGAGCCActttatttgtgtttctttGTGAGAAAACACATGTAAATTGACCATGACTTGCTAAACTATTCTTAATAACTTCTGCTAGGAAACATTCTTGTCCTAAAGTCTTCCCATGAAGCTTTCAAgcttattttcttctttctatgTTTTCACGGCACATATGCAAAGTATTTAACTTTAAACAGGTTGATAAAAATGTTTGAAATTATTGTCGTATGTTTAATTGCTAGACATATCAAAAATTGCTTTTCTTTGCATATATGCATCTATATTTCGTAACCATGTATAAGATAACCAATTTTGCATACAATAAGCCGCTACGGAACCTAAAGTTACAGTTAGATTTTAGTGCCTCATGACACTTAAAGGTCACACTAATCTTAGTGTATAACATGCAGAATATAATCCAATTGGTGTTTCCATaaaagatagaaaataaaaataaattttttttacgtttctttatcaattttgattattaaataaaactcatctatttattttttactttttagatATGAGAATTGGAATGTAAATCATCATCCCAAAAAAACAGCTGGTGCTGTTAAGAAGCGATAAATAAAGCATAAATAttcattgtatatatttatatccacaAAAATAATAGGATAAATTACAGAAAATTGTTATTcagtttttaattaatgtaattaaactttattattattattattttttcatgggGTCCACATGGACTGTGTAACGCAATCAATCAAGTGGCGATAAAAAGTCCTATCTGGTGTGGCAATCCACATCCACGTCAGAAGCAAAAATCTAGGTTCCCCCtactaaccaatatttttcatctaatCCCACACGCGCTCCGAAACCTTAATTTACACAGAGCCCAAGTCCACCGACCACGTCAAACAAAAACGCTCTTCTAAAAAAGCGTTTCGGAAACCTTCCTTACGAGAGCGTGATATTCGGCACCTCCAGTTTCTAGTATATAAAGTAGAAAATTtgtgccttttttattttttattttttatttttatttatttatttttcaataatcttTTTTCTGACAGAGGAGCTTACTTGCTGGTTCGGTTTCTCTTTGCCTCTTTGGGTTGTAAATTTCTAGGGTATATACATACCTTGCGGATCGGGTGTGGCAAAGTACCCACAACCACACCACAATTCGAAGTCTGTTTCGGACGGCCATCGGGGTAGTTGAAGAATATGAAGATTTTTGTAAAGACTCTCAAGGGTACTCATTTCGAAATCCAAGTGAAGCCTGATGACACGGTTCGTCgctcattttcctttttttttttttttattgttttccttttttgaaatttattattttttttattattattttttgtatgtacTTTTATATGTTCTGGTGcttttaattattgatatatgttttGGTTCACTTGAATTCATTTGGTGTTTGGGGTCAAGATCGGAAATGTGGAAATTTTTCTAGGATTTTACATTCTGGTATTGTTTTTGTTTCAGAATATTTGGTGATAATCAGGGTTTAAATTGTCAATCTGTCatagttttgtatgtttttggtTCTGCTTATACTATTTGgattttttaggatttttttttgggtaaagcgTGCGAGTGGTTTAGTAAGTTGTATTGGATTGAAGTGTTTGAAATTAAGCTGTTATTTTGTCTTATCTAATTCAAGTTTGCttggtttctttgtttttagtaatttgatAGATTTTTAGAGTTGTGAAATGGAATGTAAGTGTTGTGTGTTTGTTAAGTGTTTGCCAACTCCAATGTGGTATTTTGTTTAATGTGGACATTGCCACATTCTACTTGACCTTTTATTGCAATTTTATCTTTTAGGGAGTTGACTTTATTGCTTTGCTTAACAGAGGAAGAAAGATACGGGCATCCACAAGTTCCCCCTAACATGTTTTTGAACTATGTGTTTTTGCCGCTATAATATTGTCTGCGTCTCGGTGTTTCATAACCATTTCAATTTGAGTTCGTATACCACATGGACTGTCAGGGGTGCAGATTGTCTTGATGGAGTTATAGATGAAAATCAAGAATCTTCATATGTTCAATCAATACTCCTTTAGAATTTATATGCTTGCTTTAGTCTTTCATGTTGTTCCACATCTTAAATGCTCCTTTCAACAATTATTAGAGGAAGTGGTTCTCTACCTGACCTGGTATAACATTTTATTGAAAGGCAGTTTAAAATTTACTCTCTCTCTGTTGATGTTAGGTTTTTCCTAATTTAACGAATAATATTGTCTCCTGGC is a genomic window containing:
- the LOC107429425 gene encoding uncharacterized protein LOC107429425 — translated: MENQFVKKRVRDASEDSEHDSPEVKRLRDDLLGFLDDSDADQTTQDLDSVMKSLEEEISATTSCSASPASAPVPVVDLTSDTGESQPELGYLLEASDDELGLPPSINSSDEECKKDETELVGVSTDSSVIGELWGFDDHIPSYDSFGLGVGDNYNSNNDYVAFDGLFGYSDVYFDSSDFAEISWRSETLPAL